The following coding sequences are from one Salmo trutta chromosome 36, fSalTru1.1, whole genome shotgun sequence window:
- the LOC115176177 gene encoding uncharacterized protein LOC115176177 isoform X3, which produces MGCIGSRTITYICVEKRARNAVSIYTADAVPVRKDGEQLSMEDTTSILPRLKRNSSAYGIGALAKSSLTGVSRSMKDKVTKPTAMASGKVAHMIEWQSWNTPSTGTEGNVVAKIPTSQREKDRRRESEMYSELSEGEKEARFTAGLMAQFALSEATLLGWRSMEEDSLCAGSNQGSVAHLSETNQESITSREQAMHHSSADVWPNTYVAQGLYCLSSSDAWEPISNDPSGVASPSAYIMAGGGGGTPGEGYDEVDNVGGYIQPQQQSQQLTLQQQSQLQLQQLQQIQLYQHQQLMLYQQQQTMEHRLHSANHSLQATPNSTIHSLGLPTHPRLADLWGSAQVEIVGQMSGPMGDMVGGVVETLGEEPEEESECITEQQEEEETKEDEITLTLEPTLTPSPLREDATPIGGTSPQLARPESMAERIPFVVTPCIVQSLEEKDEEVAEGSIVAVAIN; this is translated from the exons CTTATATCTGTGTGGAGAAGAGGGCACGCAATGCAGTGTCAATTTACA CAGCGGACGCTGTTCCTGTACGGAAAGATGGGGAGCAG CTCTCTATGGAGGACACCACTTCCATTCTGCCTCGTCTGAAGAGGAACTCCAGTGCTTACGGGATCGGTGCTCTGGCTAAGTCCTCACTGACAG GCGTGTCCCGTTCCATGAAGGATAAAGTGACAAAGCCTACTGCCATGGCCTCGGGCAAGGTGGCTCACATGATCGAATGGCAGAGCTGGAACACACCATCTACTGGGACTGAAGGGAATGTGGTCGCCAAAATCCCAACCTCGCAACGCGAAAAGGATAGGCGGAGGGAGAGTGAAATGTACAGTGAACTCAGTGAAGGAGAAAAGGAAGCCCGCTTCACCGCAG GATTAATGGCACAATTTGCCTTATCGGAGGCTACTTTGCTGGGCTGGAGATCTATGGAGGAAGACAGCCTTTGTGCTGGCTCCAACCAAGGCAGTGTGGCACACCTCAGTGAGACCAACCAGGAGAGCATCACCAGCAGAG AGCAGGCGATGCATCACTCCTCGGCCGACGTGTGGCCCAACACCTACGTCGCCCAGGGACTCTATTGCCTCTCCTCCTCCGACGCCTGGGAGCCAATCAGCAACGATCCATCGGGCGTGGCCTCGCCGTCCGCCTACATCATGGCGGGTGGGGGCGGAGGGACGCCCGGTGAGGGCTACGACGAGGTGGACAATGTGGGGGGCTACATCCAGCCGCAGCAGCAGTCCCAACAGCTCACCCTGCAGCAGCAGAGCCAGCTGCAGCTCCAGCAGCTGCAGCAGATCCAGCTGTACCAGCACCAGCAGCTAATGCTCTACCAACAGCAACAG ACAATGGAACACAGACTACACAGTGCAAACCACTCCCTCCAAGCCACACCCAACAGCACCATCCACAGTCTGGGTCTGCCCACTCACCCTCGCCTGGCTGACCTATGGGGATCCGCGCAGGTGGAGATTGTCGGACAGATGAGCGGGCCAATGGGTGACATGGTTGGGGGTGTGGTCGAGACCTTGGGGGAGGAGCCAGAGGAAGAGAGCGAATGCATTACAGAacaacaggaagaggaggagactaAG GAAGATGAGATTACGTTAACCTTGGAGCCAACTTTGACCCCGTCGCCGCTTAGAGAAGACGCCACCCCGATTGGAGGCACCAGTCCACAACTAGCACGCCCAGAATCAATGGCAGAGCGCATACCCTTTGTGGTCACACCCTGCATAGTCCAATCGTTggaggagaaggatgaagagGTTGCGGAGGGGTCTATTGTTGCTGTGGCAATCAATTGA
- the LOC115176177 gene encoding uncharacterized protein LOC115176177 isoform X1, with the protein MGCIGSRTITYICVEKRARNAVSIYTADAVPVRKDGEQLSMEDTTSILPRLKRNSSAYGIGALAKSSLTGVSGVSRSMKDKVTKPTAMASGKVAHMIEWQSWNTPSTGTEGNVVAKIPTSQREKDRRRESEMYSELSEGEKEARFTAGLMAQFALSEATLLGWRSMEEDSLCAGSNQGSVAHLSETNQESITSREQAMHHSSADVWPNTYVAQGLYCLSSSDAWEPISNDPSGVASPSAYIMAGGGGGTPGEGYDEVDNVGGYIQPQQQSQQLTLQQQSQLQLQQLQQIQLYQHQQLMLYQQQQTMEHRLHSANHSLQATPNSTIHSLGLPTHPRLADLWGSAQVEIVGQMSGPMGDMVGGVVETLGEEPEEESECITEQQEEEETKEDEITLTLEPTLTPSPLREDATPIGGTSPQLARPESMAERIPFVVTPCIVQSLEEKDEEVAEGSIVAVAIN; encoded by the exons CTTATATCTGTGTGGAGAAGAGGGCACGCAATGCAGTGTCAATTTACA CAGCGGACGCTGTTCCTGTACGGAAAGATGGGGAGCAG CTCTCTATGGAGGACACCACTTCCATTCTGCCTCGTCTGAAGAGGAACTCCAGTGCTTACGGGATCGGTGCTCTGGCTAAGTCCTCACTGACAGGTGTGTcag GCGTGTCCCGTTCCATGAAGGATAAAGTGACAAAGCCTACTGCCATGGCCTCGGGCAAGGTGGCTCACATGATCGAATGGCAGAGCTGGAACACACCATCTACTGGGACTGAAGGGAATGTGGTCGCCAAAATCCCAACCTCGCAACGCGAAAAGGATAGGCGGAGGGAGAGTGAAATGTACAGTGAACTCAGTGAAGGAGAAAAGGAAGCCCGCTTCACCGCAG GATTAATGGCACAATTTGCCTTATCGGAGGCTACTTTGCTGGGCTGGAGATCTATGGAGGAAGACAGCCTTTGTGCTGGCTCCAACCAAGGCAGTGTGGCACACCTCAGTGAGACCAACCAGGAGAGCATCACCAGCAGAG AGCAGGCGATGCATCACTCCTCGGCCGACGTGTGGCCCAACACCTACGTCGCCCAGGGACTCTATTGCCTCTCCTCCTCCGACGCCTGGGAGCCAATCAGCAACGATCCATCGGGCGTGGCCTCGCCGTCCGCCTACATCATGGCGGGTGGGGGCGGAGGGACGCCCGGTGAGGGCTACGACGAGGTGGACAATGTGGGGGGCTACATCCAGCCGCAGCAGCAGTCCCAACAGCTCACCCTGCAGCAGCAGAGCCAGCTGCAGCTCCAGCAGCTGCAGCAGATCCAGCTGTACCAGCACCAGCAGCTAATGCTCTACCAACAGCAACAG ACAATGGAACACAGACTACACAGTGCAAACCACTCCCTCCAAGCCACACCCAACAGCACCATCCACAGTCTGGGTCTGCCCACTCACCCTCGCCTGGCTGACCTATGGGGATCCGCGCAGGTGGAGATTGTCGGACAGATGAGCGGGCCAATGGGTGACATGGTTGGGGGTGTGGTCGAGACCTTGGGGGAGGAGCCAGAGGAAGAGAGCGAATGCATTACAGAacaacaggaagaggaggagactaAG GAAGATGAGATTACGTTAACCTTGGAGCCAACTTTGACCCCGTCGCCGCTTAGAGAAGACGCCACCCCGATTGGAGGCACCAGTCCACAACTAGCACGCCCAGAATCAATGGCAGAGCGCATACCCTTTGTGGTCACACCCTGCATAGTCCAATCGTTggaggagaaggatgaagagGTTGCGGAGGGGTCTATTGTTGCTGTGGCAATCAATTGA
- the LOC115176177 gene encoding uncharacterized protein LOC115176177 isoform X2, protein MGCIGSRTITYICVEKRARNAVSIYTDAVPVRKDGEQLSMEDTTSILPRLKRNSSAYGIGALAKSSLTGVSGVSRSMKDKVTKPTAMASGKVAHMIEWQSWNTPSTGTEGNVVAKIPTSQREKDRRRESEMYSELSEGEKEARFTAGLMAQFALSEATLLGWRSMEEDSLCAGSNQGSVAHLSETNQESITSREQAMHHSSADVWPNTYVAQGLYCLSSSDAWEPISNDPSGVASPSAYIMAGGGGGTPGEGYDEVDNVGGYIQPQQQSQQLTLQQQSQLQLQQLQQIQLYQHQQLMLYQQQQTMEHRLHSANHSLQATPNSTIHSLGLPTHPRLADLWGSAQVEIVGQMSGPMGDMVGGVVETLGEEPEEESECITEQQEEEETKEDEITLTLEPTLTPSPLREDATPIGGTSPQLARPESMAERIPFVVTPCIVQSLEEKDEEVAEGSIVAVAIN, encoded by the exons CTTATATCTGTGTGGAGAAGAGGGCACGCAATGCAGTGTCAATTTACA CGGACGCTGTTCCTGTACGGAAAGATGGGGAGCAG CTCTCTATGGAGGACACCACTTCCATTCTGCCTCGTCTGAAGAGGAACTCCAGTGCTTACGGGATCGGTGCTCTGGCTAAGTCCTCACTGACAGGTGTGTcag GCGTGTCCCGTTCCATGAAGGATAAAGTGACAAAGCCTACTGCCATGGCCTCGGGCAAGGTGGCTCACATGATCGAATGGCAGAGCTGGAACACACCATCTACTGGGACTGAAGGGAATGTGGTCGCCAAAATCCCAACCTCGCAACGCGAAAAGGATAGGCGGAGGGAGAGTGAAATGTACAGTGAACTCAGTGAAGGAGAAAAGGAAGCCCGCTTCACCGCAG GATTAATGGCACAATTTGCCTTATCGGAGGCTACTTTGCTGGGCTGGAGATCTATGGAGGAAGACAGCCTTTGTGCTGGCTCCAACCAAGGCAGTGTGGCACACCTCAGTGAGACCAACCAGGAGAGCATCACCAGCAGAG AGCAGGCGATGCATCACTCCTCGGCCGACGTGTGGCCCAACACCTACGTCGCCCAGGGACTCTATTGCCTCTCCTCCTCCGACGCCTGGGAGCCAATCAGCAACGATCCATCGGGCGTGGCCTCGCCGTCCGCCTACATCATGGCGGGTGGGGGCGGAGGGACGCCCGGTGAGGGCTACGACGAGGTGGACAATGTGGGGGGCTACATCCAGCCGCAGCAGCAGTCCCAACAGCTCACCCTGCAGCAGCAGAGCCAGCTGCAGCTCCAGCAGCTGCAGCAGATCCAGCTGTACCAGCACCAGCAGCTAATGCTCTACCAACAGCAACAG ACAATGGAACACAGACTACACAGTGCAAACCACTCCCTCCAAGCCACACCCAACAGCACCATCCACAGTCTGGGTCTGCCCACTCACCCTCGCCTGGCTGACCTATGGGGATCCGCGCAGGTGGAGATTGTCGGACAGATGAGCGGGCCAATGGGTGACATGGTTGGGGGTGTGGTCGAGACCTTGGGGGAGGAGCCAGAGGAAGAGAGCGAATGCATTACAGAacaacaggaagaggaggagactaAG GAAGATGAGATTACGTTAACCTTGGAGCCAACTTTGACCCCGTCGCCGCTTAGAGAAGACGCCACCCCGATTGGAGGCACCAGTCCACAACTAGCACGCCCAGAATCAATGGCAGAGCGCATACCCTTTGTGGTCACACCCTGCATAGTCCAATCGTTggaggagaaggatgaagagGTTGCGGAGGGGTCTATTGTTGCTGTGGCAATCAATTGA
- the LOC115176177 gene encoding protein FAM131B isoform X4, with product MGCIGSRTITADAVPVRKDGEQLSMEDTTSILPRLKRNSSAYGIGALAKSSLTGVSGVSRSMKDKVTKPTAMASGKVAHMIEWQSWNTPSTGTEGNVVAKIPTSQREKDRRRESEMYSELSEGEKEARFTAGLMAQFALSEATLLGWRSMEEDSLCAGSNQGSVAHLSETNQESITSREQAMHHSSADVWPNTYVAQGLYCLSSSDAWEPISNDPSGVASPSAYIMAGGGGGTPGEGYDEVDNVGGYIQPQQQSQQLTLQQQSQLQLQQLQQIQLYQHQQLMLYQQQQTMEHRLHSANHSLQATPNSTIHSLGLPTHPRLADLWGSAQVEIVGQMSGPMGDMVGGVVETLGEEPEEESECITEQQEEEETKEDEITLTLEPTLTPSPLREDATPIGGTSPQLARPESMAERIPFVVTPCIVQSLEEKDEEVAEGSIVAVAIN from the exons CAGCGGACGCTGTTCCTGTACGGAAAGATGGGGAGCAG CTCTCTATGGAGGACACCACTTCCATTCTGCCTCGTCTGAAGAGGAACTCCAGTGCTTACGGGATCGGTGCTCTGGCTAAGTCCTCACTGACAGGTGTGTcag GCGTGTCCCGTTCCATGAAGGATAAAGTGACAAAGCCTACTGCCATGGCCTCGGGCAAGGTGGCTCACATGATCGAATGGCAGAGCTGGAACACACCATCTACTGGGACTGAAGGGAATGTGGTCGCCAAAATCCCAACCTCGCAACGCGAAAAGGATAGGCGGAGGGAGAGTGAAATGTACAGTGAACTCAGTGAAGGAGAAAAGGAAGCCCGCTTCACCGCAG GATTAATGGCACAATTTGCCTTATCGGAGGCTACTTTGCTGGGCTGGAGATCTATGGAGGAAGACAGCCTTTGTGCTGGCTCCAACCAAGGCAGTGTGGCACACCTCAGTGAGACCAACCAGGAGAGCATCACCAGCAGAG AGCAGGCGATGCATCACTCCTCGGCCGACGTGTGGCCCAACACCTACGTCGCCCAGGGACTCTATTGCCTCTCCTCCTCCGACGCCTGGGAGCCAATCAGCAACGATCCATCGGGCGTGGCCTCGCCGTCCGCCTACATCATGGCGGGTGGGGGCGGAGGGACGCCCGGTGAGGGCTACGACGAGGTGGACAATGTGGGGGGCTACATCCAGCCGCAGCAGCAGTCCCAACAGCTCACCCTGCAGCAGCAGAGCCAGCTGCAGCTCCAGCAGCTGCAGCAGATCCAGCTGTACCAGCACCAGCAGCTAATGCTCTACCAACAGCAACAG ACAATGGAACACAGACTACACAGTGCAAACCACTCCCTCCAAGCCACACCCAACAGCACCATCCACAGTCTGGGTCTGCCCACTCACCCTCGCCTGGCTGACCTATGGGGATCCGCGCAGGTGGAGATTGTCGGACAGATGAGCGGGCCAATGGGTGACATGGTTGGGGGTGTGGTCGAGACCTTGGGGGAGGAGCCAGAGGAAGAGAGCGAATGCATTACAGAacaacaggaagaggaggagactaAG GAAGATGAGATTACGTTAACCTTGGAGCCAACTTTGACCCCGTCGCCGCTTAGAGAAGACGCCACCCCGATTGGAGGCACCAGTCCACAACTAGCACGCCCAGAATCAATGGCAGAGCGCATACCCTTTGTGGTCACACCCTGCATAGTCCAATCGTTggaggagaaggatgaagagGTTGCGGAGGGGTCTATTGTTGCTGTGGCAATCAATTGA